From the genome of Scytonema hofmannii PCC 7110, one region includes:
- a CDS encoding filamentous hemagglutinin N-terminal domain-containing protein encodes MRKVAIAFQYALTGCFVNFLSGNCVLAQINPDDTLGTEGSSLVRNIEIRQGVRGDRIQGGATRGSNLFHSFREFNINEGQRVYFNNPAGITNIISRVTGTNPSNLLGTLGVNGNANLFFINPNGIIFGQNARLDIRGSFIASTARSLNFADNTQFSATPSQDSSLLTISVPIGLQFTSNSQGIIVRGNGRGLRRQENPVIDTNNALRVQPNQTLAFVGGDITFEGGTLKTAGGRIELGSVAGAGYVSLTAVEKGFSLGYEGITNFGDIQLSKATAVDASGEGGGEIQIRGKRVILQDGSQIEATRLEKGFGGKLIVTASDVVELSGTTADNLGDNRRFPSSLSVDNREVGDIPGELTINTRQLIVRPGGRISASNAGQGRGGNITVNASDSVELIGIFNAMGGLRSSGLSVQTTNSGDAGKLVINTKSLTIRDGAELSASTFGAGNGGSVEINALDSIELFNTNGQIRSRIVAEVGRDLREVNRQGESAPATGRGGNLTIRTGNLTVRDGAAITVSSRSEDNTARGAGALEVTAQFVRVDNFGQITATTASGQGGNIILRLQDLLLLRRNSQISTTAGSAQAGGDGGNITIETLFIVAALNENSDITANAFIGSGGKVQITAQVIFGLQPLSRQELQTLLNAERSRDLDSSRLSSNDITAISQENPSFSGQVITNTPDTDPTQALVQLPVEIVDVTGLINQNLCVAANQGSEFTVTGRGGLPPSPYEALNPDASWEDWRMVQQQALSDKTGSARNDGQEGKESTNIVEAQGWVRSANGTVILTAEPTVVTPQGTWLSPLDCLRLRANL; translated from the coding sequence ATGCGGAAAGTTGCGATCGCTTTTCAATATGCATTAACAGGATGTTTTGTCAATTTTTTATCTGGAAACTGTGTATTGGCTCAGATTAATCCAGATGATACTTTAGGGACAGAAGGTTCATCACTCGTGCGAAATATTGAAATTAGACAAGGTGTGAGAGGCGATCGCATACAGGGTGGAGCAACACGAGGGAGCAATCTTTTTCATAGTTTTCGAGAATTTAATATTAACGAAGGGCAAAGAGTTTATTTCAACAATCCCGCCGGAATTACAAACATCATTAGCCGAGTCACGGGAACTAACCCCTCAAATCTTTTAGGAACATTAGGTGTCAATGGCAATGCCAATTTATTTTTCATCAATCCCAACGGCATTATTTTTGGTCAAAATGCCAGATTGGATATCAGAGGATCGTTTATTGCAAGTACCGCTCGTAGTCTGAACTTTGCCGATAATACGCAATTTAGTGCAACACCTTCCCAAGACTCTTCCTTACTAACCATCAGCGTTCCAATTGGTTTGCAATTTACAAGTAATTCCCAAGGAATTATAGTTCGGGGGAATGGTCGGGGTTTAAGAAGACAGGAAAATCCCGTAATTGATACAAATAATGCTTTACGCGTACAGCCCAACCAAACCCTGGCTTTCGTGGGTGGAGATATCACCTTTGAAGGTGGAACATTGAAAACTGCAGGCGGACGAATTGAGTTAGGTAGCGTTGCGGGCGCTGGTTATGTCAGTTTAACTGCTGTGGAGAAAGGTTTTTCTCTAGGTTACGAAGGTATTACTAATTTTGGAGATATTCAACTGTCTAAAGCGACAGCAGTGGATGCGAGTGGCGAGGGTGGTGGTGAAATTCAAATCAGAGGTAAACGAGTGATACTTCAAGATGGTTCCCAAATTGAAGCGACTCGCTTAGAAAAGGGTTTTGGCGGAAAGTTGATAGTCACTGCTTCCGATGTGGTGGAACTGAGCGGGACAACTGCAGACAATCTTGGAGATAACCGACGATTTCCCAGTTCCCTATCTGTTGACAACCGAGAAGTAGGGGACATTCCTGGAGAACTGACAATAAACACCAGACAACTGATTGTTCGACCAGGAGGACGAATATCAGCGAGCAACGCGGGTCAAGGACGGGGAGGAAATATCACTGTCAATGCCTCTGATTCTGTGGAATTGATTGGGATTTTCAACGCCATGGGAGGGCTGCGTTCTAGTGGATTATCCGTACAAACAACAAATTCTGGAGACGCGGGAAAGTTAGTTATCAATACCAAGAGTTTGACGATTCGGGATGGAGCGGAACTTTCAGCCTCGACCTTTGGTGCGGGGAATGGCGGGAGTGTAGAAATCAATGCTCTAGATTCAATAGAATTATTTAATACAAACGGTCAAATTCGCAGTCGAATAGTCGCTGAAGTTGGCAGAGATTTGAGAGAAGTGAACCGACAGGGCGAATCAGCACCCGCTACAGGGCGTGGCGGAAATCTCACAATTAGAACAGGAAACTTGACTGTGAGAGATGGTGCAGCAATTACTGTAAGCAGTAGAAGTGAAGACAATACCGCTCGAGGTGCAGGTGCTTTAGAAGTGACAGCACAGTTTGTTCGTGTGGACAACTTTGGACAAATTACTGCAACGACTGCTTCAGGTCAAGGAGGTAACATTATACTACGATTGCAAGATCTCTTGCTTTTACGCCGAAACAGTCAAATATCCACCACGGCGGGTTCAGCACAAGCTGGTGGTGATGGTGGTAACATTACTATCGAAACTCTATTCATTGTTGCTGCCCTAAATGAGAATAGTGACATTACCGCTAATGCTTTTATTGGCAGCGGTGGAAAAGTTCAAATTACAGCCCAAGTTATTTTTGGACTACAGCCACTCAGCCGACAAGAATTGCAGACGTTATTAAATGCTGAGCGATCGCGAGACTTGGACTCCAGTAGACTATCTAGTAATGACATTACAGCGATTTCTCAAGAAAACCCTTCCTTTAGCGGTCAAGTTATTACCAACACACCTGATACAGATCCAACACAAGCCTTAGTTCAACTACCAGTAGAGATCGTTGATGTGACAGGATTAATTAACCAGAATCTTTGTGTTGCAGCTAATCAAGGTAGTGAATTTACTGTAACGGGTCGTGGAGGTTTGCCTCCCTCTCCTTATGAAGCCCTCAATCCGGATG